The following proteins come from a genomic window of Paenibacillus spongiae:
- the aroA gene encoding 3-phosphoshikimate 1-carboxyvinyltransferase, with protein sequence MTAQSVQQPDHEARSPWSRHNDCQEAVLSPASNPVHAKLTVPGSKSLTNRALIIAALASGTSELAGILKSDDSYWCIDSLRRLGISITMDGERAIVEGGGGVWPIRHGELYAGAAGTVARFLPGALAAASGHWTLRGSKRMSERPIAPLVGALTSLGADIRYAENGHRLPVSVEGKGLRGGTIDMPGDQSSQFISGLLIAAPYAKEPVTVHINGPIVQHDYVEMTLATMSQFGADAQMGIDKQTIYVHPRRYEARSFALEPDVSTCGYFWALAALTNGYIRVEGLPANTRQPDMLLLKALEQMGCTTAVENNAVEVRGTGQLTGGFTVSMKEWSDQTLTMAALAVFADGPITLTDAAHIRHHECDRIEAICSELAKLGIRTDEHPDGLTVYPGEPLPALLDPHDDHRMAMALSLIGAKIPGVRIADPGCVSKTCPDYWERLDALGIGVQLR encoded by the coding sequence ATGACTGCTCAATCCGTTCAACAGCCGGATCACGAGGCTCGCTCTCCGTGGTCCCGTCATAACGACTGTCAGGAGGCCGTTCTATCTCCCGCTTCGAACCCTGTTCATGCCAAACTAACCGTCCCCGGGAGCAAAAGCCTGACGAACCGTGCGCTCATCATAGCCGCATTGGCTTCGGGTACCTCCGAATTGGCAGGTATTCTGAAGAGCGACGATTCGTATTGGTGCATCGACAGCTTACGCCGCCTCGGCATCTCGATTACGATGGACGGCGAACGCGCAATCGTCGAAGGGGGCGGCGGTGTTTGGCCTATCCGACATGGGGAGCTGTATGCCGGCGCAGCCGGCACTGTCGCCCGCTTCTTACCTGGAGCACTCGCTGCCGCAAGCGGGCACTGGACATTAAGAGGAAGCAAACGAATGAGTGAGCGGCCGATTGCGCCGCTTGTGGGTGCCCTGACCTCGCTCGGAGCCGATATCCGGTATGCGGAGAACGGACATCGGCTGCCGGTTTCCGTCGAAGGGAAAGGGCTTCGGGGCGGAACGATTGATATGCCAGGCGACCAATCGAGCCAATTCATCAGCGGCCTGCTGATCGCCGCCCCTTATGCGAAAGAACCCGTGACAGTTCATATTAACGGTCCGATCGTGCAGCATGATTATGTGGAGATGACTCTGGCAACCATGAGTCAGTTCGGGGCCGATGCCCAGATGGGCATCGATAAACAGACGATTTATGTCCACCCCCGCCGTTATGAGGCGCGGTCCTTTGCATTAGAACCCGATGTATCGACTTGCGGCTATTTCTGGGCGCTTGCCGCCCTCACGAACGGGTATATCCGTGTCGAAGGCCTTCCCGCCAATACCCGCCAGCCGGATATGCTGCTCTTGAAGGCGTTGGAACAAATGGGCTGTACAACTGCGGTGGAGAACAATGCCGTAGAAGTTCGGGGTACGGGGCAGCTTACGGGAGGGTTTACGGTGAGCATGAAAGAATGGTCCGACCAGACGTTGACGATGGCGGCATTGGCCGTGTTCGCCGACGGTCCGATTACGCTGACGGATGCCGCTCATATCCGCCATCATGAATGTGACCGTATTGAGGCAATCTGCTCCGAGCTCGCCAAGCTCGGCATTCGAACGGATGAGCATCCGGACGGCCTCACGGTATACCCCGGGGAGCCGCTCCCTGCTCTTCTCGATCCGCATGACGATCATCGAATGGCCATGGCGCTCTCCCTGATTGGAGCCAAGATTCCCGGCGTCCGGATTGCCGACCCCGGCTGCGTATCCAAGACATGCCCCGATTATTGGGAACGCTTGGACGCACTTGGAATCGGCGTGCAGCTGCGATAA
- a CDS encoding YhgE/Pip domain-containing protein, with translation MMKGLSWLGSEWGKVIRTPKTVIALLGIMLVPALYGGTYLWAFWDPYAHIEKIPVAVVNEDQPVTYKGETFAIGNDLVEEFKKDHSFEWHFIGREEADRGLLNNNYYFGIMIPKDFSKRATTLTENQPTPLELIVKSNEGLNYTVAKIGESGVEKIRGQLSEQLTRTYTEAIFNSLEQLKDGMQEASKGAGDLHTGMTELASGTDRLLSEVKGRQASLKQLDEGAASLQRAAAQLASGAAKLEGGVSQAAAGMSAFGKGLSDARAGGDQLAQGLKQISTGSDGVNALIAQLGSETPELAENKTYAALTAAGEQVSGGLKKLSASLDKLNKGMADLTGSFGKLEAGVKQADDNLKKLSSGASELSKGAASLKNGVHQLRLGWDTLISGLDKLAAGERKLVDGSSKLSRALADGAEDLKSLHASQPLYEMMANPVRLKEEPVTTIPNYGTGMAPFFISISLYVGALLLSTVFPLRETASPPPSGWSWFLSKYVILAIVSLFQVIILCIVLIGIVGIEPRNTIDFGWFTLFISLVFMAVIQLLVTVMDNVGRFIGIILLVLQLTATEGTFPVELIPEGLQAVHSFLPITYTVQGLRTILSTGEYQSLRIDLIALLLFGILSILLTIIALTFARKRIFGRTSKEEQPNTA, from the coding sequence ATGATGAAAGGTTTATCCTGGTTAGGTTCGGAGTGGGGCAAGGTCATCCGCACGCCTAAGACTGTTATTGCGCTGCTCGGAATCATGCTGGTTCCGGCTCTATATGGCGGAACGTACCTGTGGGCGTTCTGGGATCCTTATGCCCATATCGAGAAGATTCCTGTCGCCGTTGTCAACGAGGACCAGCCTGTAACTTATAAGGGCGAAACCTTTGCGATCGGCAATGATCTGGTGGAAGAGTTCAAGAAGGATCATTCGTTCGAATGGCATTTTATCGGACGGGAGGAAGCCGACCGGGGGCTGTTGAACAACAATTATTATTTCGGCATCATGATCCCGAAGGACTTCTCCAAGCGGGCGACAACATTAACCGAGAATCAGCCGACACCTCTTGAGCTCATCGTGAAGTCGAATGAAGGGCTGAATTATACGGTAGCCAAAATTGGCGAGAGCGGCGTGGAGAAAATACGCGGGCAGCTATCCGAGCAGCTAACGCGTACCTATACGGAAGCGATATTCAATAGTTTGGAACAATTGAAGGATGGCATGCAGGAGGCGAGCAAGGGAGCGGGAGACCTCCACACGGGGATGACGGAGCTTGCTTCAGGTACCGATAGGCTGCTGAGCGAGGTGAAGGGCAGGCAAGCATCGCTGAAGCAGTTGGATGAAGGGGCTGCTTCGCTTCAGCGTGCCGCCGCGCAATTGGCGAGCGGAGCCGCCAAGCTGGAAGGAGGCGTTTCGCAAGCGGCTGCTGGAATGTCAGCCTTCGGCAAAGGGCTGTCCGATGCCCGGGCCGGCGGCGATCAGCTCGCTCAAGGATTGAAGCAAATTTCTACCGGCTCGGATGGAGTGAACGCGCTGATCGCACAATTAGGCAGCGAGACCCCGGAGCTTGCGGAGAACAAAACCTATGCAGCCCTGACTGCAGCGGGAGAACAAGTTTCGGGCGGCCTTAAGAAGCTGTCGGCCAGCTTGGATAAGCTGAATAAGGGCATGGCGGATTTGACCGGCAGCTTCGGTAAGCTGGAAGCCGGGGTGAAGCAGGCCGACGACAATCTTAAGAAGCTGTCTTCTGGGGCGTCCGAGTTGAGTAAAGGCGCCGCTTCGCTGAAGAACGGCGTTCATCAACTGCGACTAGGCTGGGATACGTTAATTAGCGGCTTGGACAAGCTGGCGGCAGGTGAGAGAAAGCTTGTGGACGGCAGCAGCAAGCTCAGCAGAGCACTTGCGGATGGCGCGGAAGACTTGAAGAGTCTCCATGCGTCGCAACCGCTATATGAGATGATGGCCAATCCCGTCCGCCTCAAGGAGGAGCCGGTCACGACCATCCCCAACTACGGTACCGGGATGGCGCCCTTCTTCATCTCGATCAGCCTCTATGTAGGCGCACTTCTGCTCAGTACGGTGTTTCCGCTGCGCGAAACGGCTTCGCCGCCTCCATCGGGGTGGAGCTGGTTCCTCTCCAAATATGTCATATTGGCGATCGTCTCGCTGTTTCAAGTGATCATCCTGTGTATCGTCTTAATCGGTATTGTAGGCATTGAGCCGCGGAACACGATCGACTTCGGCTGGTTCACGCTCTTTATCAGCCTGGTATTTATGGCGGTTATTCAGCTGCTTGTAACTGTCATGGATAACGTCGGACGGTTCATTGGAATCATCTTGCTCGTGCTGCAGCTAACCGCGACGGAGGGCACCTTTCCTGTGGAACTTATCCCGGAAGGGTTGCAGGCGGTTCACAGCTTCCTGCCCATTACCTATACGGTACAGGGATTGCGGACCATTCTATCGACGGGGGAATATCAATCCCTTCGCATCGATTTAATCGCATTGCTCCTCTTCGGCATTCTATCGATTCTGCTGACGATAATCGCCTTAACGTTCGCCCGCAAGCGGATATTCGGACGCACCTCGAAGGAAGAGCAGCCGAATACCGCGTAA